One Engystomops pustulosus chromosome 7, aEngPut4.maternal, whole genome shotgun sequence DNA window includes the following coding sequences:
- the SRP14 gene encoding signal recognition particle 14 kDa protein, whose product MVLLESEQFLTELTRLFQKCRTSGSVFITLKKYDGRTKPIPSKGHIEGFEPADNKCLLRATDGKRKISTVVSSKDVNKFQMAYSNLLRANMDGLKKKDKKSKTKKSTATQ is encoded by the exons tttttaactGAGCTCACGCGCCTGTTCCAGAAATGCCGAACAAGTGGAAGTGTCTTTATCACgttaaagaaat ATGATGGAAGGACCAAGCCGATTCCTAGTAAGGGCCACATAGAAGGATTTGAACCAGCAGACAATAAATGTCTTTTGAGAGCCACAGATGGTAAAAGGAAGATCAGTACTGTG GTCAGTTCCAAAGACGTAAACAAGTTTCAGATG GCTTATTCCAACCTACTGCGTGCAAATATGGATGGACTGAAAAAGAAGGATAAGAAAAGTAAAACGAAGAAAAGCACTGCTACCCAATAA